In Caldisericum sp., a single genomic region encodes these proteins:
- a CDS encoding transporter substrate-binding domain-containing protein, which translates to MKGLVKMAVVVLVLVVVLATATGCASSGEVTGVVKDQSGQALSGVTVYLNDLTTTTDSNGKFAFNNVKEGNYVLKVTLDGASPYEENINVGRSGVSKEITLTLNSLARVKRAGVIVFGSDTTYAPFEWIDPQTGNAVGFDVDLANLLASKIGVKAQIVTADFSGIIPALQTGKFDAIISAMTITEERKKEVDFSDPYYNSGQIIAVQASNNSITKPEDLNGKTVGVQTGTTGEEAAKKIKGVTIRSYPDIQLALSDLENGRIDAVINDLPVSQYYAKTHPKIKLVGDLFTTEQYGIAFRKDEPELRDAINNALREIKADGEYAALYKKWFGVEPKSIP; encoded by the coding sequence ATGAAGGGATTAGTAAAAATGGCTGTAGTTGTACTTGTGTTAGTGGTAGTTTTAGCAACAGCAACTGGTTGTGCAAGTTCAGGAGAGGTTACAGGCGTTGTAAAAGACCAGAGTGGTCAAGCGCTTTCAGGGGTAACCGTTTACCTGAACGACCTTACAACTACCACGGACTCAAACGGAAAATTTGCTTTCAACAATGTAAAAGAGGGGAATTATGTATTAAAAGTAACACTCGACGGAGCATCTCCTTACGAAGAGAACATTAATGTTGGAAGGTCTGGTGTATCAAAAGAAATTACCTTAACTTTAAACTCGCTTGCACGGGTAAAAAGGGCAGGTGTAATTGTTTTCGGTTCTGATACGACTTATGCTCCATTTGAATGGATTGACCCGCAAACAGGTAATGCAGTTGGATTTGATGTTGATCTTGCAAACCTTCTTGCAAGTAAAATTGGAGTGAAAGCACAGATTGTAACGGCAGACTTCTCGGGGATTATACCAGCACTTCAAACTGGAAAATTTGATGCAATAATATCTGCAATGACAATAACAGAAGAAAGAAAAAAGGAAGTTGATTTCTCAGACCCATACTATAACTCAGGTCAAATTATTGCAGTACAAGCGAGCAATAATTCCATAACAAAGCCAGAAGACCTGAACGGTAAAACTGTAGGTGTGCAAACAGGAACAACAGGAGAAGAGGCGGCTAAAAAAATTAAAGGAGTAACTATAAGAAGCTATCCTGATATCCAGCTTGCGCTATCCGACCTTGAAAATGGGAGAATTGATGCAGTAATTAACGATTTGCCAGTATCGCAGTACTACGCAAAAACACACCCAAAAATAAAGCTTGTAGGAGACCTCTTTACAACAGAGCAGTATGGTATAGCCTTTAGAAAAGATGAGCCTGAACTAAGAGACGCAATAAACAATGCTTTAAGGGAAATAAAGGCAGATGGGGAATACGCTGCCCTTTACAAGAAGTGGTTTGGTGTAGAGCCAAAGTCCATTCCATAG